A stretch of Nonomuraea africana DNA encodes these proteins:
- a CDS encoding FAD-dependent oxidoreductase, giving the protein MTVAISGGGPAGLMLGLLLARQGIEVTVLEKHEDFLHDFRGDTIHPATMELLDQLGLHDRFHKIPYGKFQDVGFGKDLQIGSLTELGLRYPFVAIAPQWDFLNLIAEEAQRYPGFTLKMRAEVVDPLPEGGVRYRDRDGEHELRADLTVACDGRDSLLRARAGLPVRNIGAPFDVAWFRLPRRDPEVEEFYYRVAPYKWIVGFDRRTYIQLAYVFDKNRREKLITDGIGAFRDGVARAVPEIADRVALLRSCKEDVSFLDVQVNRAIRWYGKGLLLIGDTAHAMSPMGGVGVNYAIQDAVGAANILCDALKSGGPMPEHLLRAVQKRREPPMAVMQRRLVEPALRGEVANVPRMATLMRRVHPVRRALMRLLAVGLRKENIR; this is encoded by the coding sequence ATGACCGTCGCCATCTCCGGCGGCGGCCCGGCCGGACTGATGCTGGGCCTGCTGCTGGCTCGTCAGGGCATCGAAGTCACCGTGCTGGAGAAGCACGAGGACTTCCTGCACGACTTCCGGGGCGACACCATCCACCCGGCCACCATGGAGCTGCTCGACCAGCTCGGCCTGCATGACCGCTTCCACAAGATCCCTTACGGGAAGTTCCAGGACGTCGGCTTCGGCAAGGACCTGCAGATCGGCTCGCTGACCGAGCTGGGGTTGCGTTACCCGTTCGTGGCCATCGCCCCGCAGTGGGACTTCCTCAACCTCATCGCCGAGGAAGCCCAGCGCTATCCGGGTTTCACGCTGAAGATGCGGGCCGAGGTCGTCGATCCGCTGCCGGAGGGCGGGGTGCGCTACCGCGACCGCGATGGTGAGCACGAGCTGCGGGCCGACCTCACGGTGGCCTGCGACGGCCGCGACTCCCTGTTGCGAGCAAGGGCCGGGCTGCCGGTGCGGAACATCGGCGCGCCCTTCGACGTGGCGTGGTTCCGCCTGCCCAGGCGGGACCCTGAAGTCGAGGAGTTCTACTACCGGGTCGCGCCGTACAAGTGGATCGTCGGATTCGACCGTCGGACCTATATCCAGCTCGCCTACGTCTTCGACAAGAACAGGCGGGAGAAGCTGATCACCGACGGCATCGGGGCCTTCCGCGACGGCGTGGCGCGAGCCGTACCGGAGATCGCCGATCGCGTAGCGCTGCTGCGTTCCTGCAAGGAGGACGTGAGCTTCCTCGACGTGCAGGTCAACAGGGCCATCAGGTGGTACGGCAAGGGCCTGCTGCTGATCGGCGACACCGCTCATGCGATGTCCCCGATGGGCGGTGTGGGCGTCAACTACGCCATCCAGGACGCGGTCGGAGCCGCCAACATCCTCTGCGACGCGCTCAAGAGCGGCGGGCCGATGCCGGAGCACCTGCTGCGTGCCGTACAGAAAAGGCGCGAGCCGCCCATGGCGGTAATGCAGCGGCGGCTGGTCGAGCCCGCGCTGAGAGGAGAGGTCGCGAACGTGCCCAGGATGGCCACCCTGATGCGGCGCGTCCATCCGGTGCGCCGGGCCTTGATGCGGCTACTTGCAGTCGGACTCAGAAAAGAGAACATTCGATGA
- a CDS encoding STAS domain-containing protein, with protein MNELQAATVGDFFAQMGRVLADRPDVVVVDLSRVAFCDFDGVAALVGAYRRARQLGTRLVLAGAQGRCAHILHRTGLDQILRPVPARAEAAAAIPA; from the coding sequence GTGAATGAACTTCAGGCAGCGACCGTCGGCGACTTCTTCGCCCAGATGGGACGCGTCCTGGCCGACCGGCCCGACGTGGTCGTGGTGGACCTGTCCCGGGTGGCGTTCTGCGACTTCGACGGTGTGGCTGCGCTGGTCGGAGCGTATCGGCGAGCCAGGCAGCTCGGAACCCGGCTGGTGCTGGCCGGAGCGCAGGGCCGATGCGCCCATATCTTGCACCGCACCGGCCTGGACCAGATCCTGCGTCCGGTTCCCGCCCGCGCCGAAGCGGCCGCGGCGATACCGGCCTGA
- a CDS encoding alpha/beta fold hydrolase, translating to MVAPANNTPQNTIAQPVRKRRWRRWLAAAIALLVAAMLFGAYGWQPAEDGRAFRSPYLAQVGSRYADTPMARFHYVQAGSGTPVILLSPGGTSVIGWKDQLNVLARDHTVYVVDLPGQGYTQLKDSGFAFDLDAMVSAVSAFMDGLGVRQAALAGNSWSGGWALTFAQRHPDRVTKLALLDATGLDLPGTLMWESLKLPVIGELAVKLSTGKSTVRSLAEGMMVNKQRLTEQLLDEWWAPMTFHDNIRATYLLERRLDWAQTERALPATKTQTLVLWGKQDTIQPVERAHRFAELLPNEQLVILDGCGHAPQLDCPDPVNRHLQTFFADSR from the coding sequence ATGGTTGCCCCTGCCAACAACACACCTCAGAACACCATCGCCCAGCCGGTGCGCAAGCGGCGCTGGCGCCGCTGGCTGGCGGCTGCGATAGCGCTGCTGGTGGCCGCGATGCTGTTCGGCGCGTACGGCTGGCAGCCGGCCGAAGACGGCCGCGCTTTCCGCTCGCCGTACCTGGCCCAGGTCGGCTCACGCTACGCCGACACCCCGATGGCCCGCTTCCACTACGTCCAGGCCGGATCCGGCACACCGGTGATCCTGCTCTCGCCCGGCGGCACCTCGGTCATCGGCTGGAAGGATCAGCTCAACGTGCTCGCCCGCGACCACACCGTGTACGTGGTCGACCTGCCAGGCCAGGGCTACACCCAGCTGAAGGACTCCGGCTTCGCCTTCGACCTGGATGCCATGGTCTCCGCCGTCAGCGCGTTCATGGACGGCCTCGGCGTACGGCAGGCCGCCCTGGCGGGCAACTCCTGGAGCGGCGGCTGGGCCCTGACCTTCGCCCAGCGCCACCCCGACCGCGTCACCAAGCTCGCCCTGCTGGACGCCACCGGACTGGACCTGCCGGGCACCCTGATGTGGGAATCCCTGAAGCTCCCCGTCATCGGCGAGCTGGCCGTCAAGCTATCCACCGGCAAGTCCACCGTCCGCAGCCTGGCCGAGGGCATGATGGTCAACAAGCAGCGCCTCACCGAGCAACTGCTGGACGAGTGGTGGGCGCCGATGACCTTCCATGACAACATCCGCGCCACCTACCTGCTCGAACGCCGTCTGGACTGGGCACAGACCGAACGCGCCCTCCCCGCCACCAAGACCCAGACCCTGGTGCTGTGGGGCAAGCAGGACACCATCCAGCCCGTCGAACGCGCCCACCGCTTCGCCGAACTGCTCCCGAACGAACAGCTCGTGATCCTGGATGGCTGCGGCCACGCTCCCCAGCTGGACTGCCCGGACCCGGTCAATCGCCACCTCCAAACCTTCTTCGCCGACTCACGGTGA
- a CDS encoding SDR family NAD(P)-dependent oxidoreductase, which yields MLLDGKVAVVTGAGPGLGRTLAGLLSEEGARVVVAARTAASIDVNGGQLFT from the coding sequence GTGCTGCTGGATGGCAAGGTGGCGGTCGTGACCGGTGCGGGCCCGGGACTGGGGCGGACTCTGGCGGGTCTGCTGAGCGAGGAGGGCGCCAGGGTGGTCGTGGCCGCCCGCACCGCGGCCTCGATCGACGTCAACGGCGGCCAGCTGTTCACGTGA
- a CDS encoding MDR family MFS transporter, with product MTAVATPERLDPALLKLAGIVVVGALASLLNTTILSVAIDGLGRHFDAPLPTVQWVATGYLLAMAMAIPLTGWSVQRFGTKAMWLSALSLFLTASVLCGLAWSIETLIAFRVLQGLAGGMILPLAQTILAQAAGPSRFGRVMALVAIPGQLAPIIGPVLGGVLIDGAGWRWVFFVNVPVVGLALLLAWRAMPSSRPQGRPPLDVLGLVLLSPGLAALVYGLTQIGGAGGRGFGSTVSVISLVAGVGLVTVFARHALRTRAAPLLDLRLFRHRSYTLVTTLTFLSGASIFGPMFLLPLYYQQVHGLTTVETGLMLAPQGIGTALSLLIAGRLNDRIGARPLVVVGLVVTVAATIPFTQSGTGDLFQIITLLIRGMGLGTAGVAMMAGAYQGLRPDQIPGATGLTNVVQRVGGSLGTAVLAVVLQRATQDHGTPTALEGAFGETFWWTVGFALIALIPAWLLPRSRPAPTGPGARGGRGATH from the coding sequence ATGACGGCGGTGGCCACGCCCGAACGCCTGGATCCCGCCCTGCTCAAGCTCGCTGGCATCGTGGTGGTGGGCGCGCTGGCCTCGTTGCTGAACACCACGATCCTCAGCGTCGCCATCGACGGCCTCGGGCGGCACTTCGACGCGCCCCTGCCGACGGTGCAGTGGGTGGCGACGGGCTACCTGCTGGCCATGGCGATGGCGATCCCGCTCACCGGCTGGTCGGTGCAGCGGTTCGGCACGAAGGCGATGTGGTTGTCGGCGCTGTCGCTCTTCCTCACCGCGTCGGTGCTGTGCGGCCTGGCCTGGTCGATCGAGACTCTGATTGCCTTCCGGGTGCTGCAGGGGCTGGCGGGCGGCATGATCCTGCCGCTGGCCCAGACGATCCTGGCTCAGGCCGCCGGACCGTCGCGGTTCGGGCGGGTCATGGCGCTGGTGGCGATCCCGGGCCAGCTCGCACCGATCATCGGCCCGGTCCTGGGCGGCGTGCTCATCGACGGCGCGGGCTGGCGCTGGGTTTTCTTCGTCAACGTGCCGGTGGTTGGCCTGGCGTTGCTGCTTGCCTGGCGCGCGATGCCCTCCAGCCGGCCGCAGGGCCGTCCGCCGCTGGACGTCCTGGGCCTGGTCCTGCTGTCACCCGGCCTGGCCGCCCTGGTGTACGGCCTGACGCAGATCGGCGGTGCCGGAGGCAGGGGCTTCGGCAGCACCGTGTCGGTCATCAGCCTGGTGGCCGGGGTGGGACTGGTCACGGTGTTCGCCCGGCACGCCCTGCGGACCAGGGCCGCCCCCCTGCTCGATCTCCGGCTCTTCCGCCACCGCTCGTACACGCTCGTGACCACCCTGACGTTCCTGTCCGGAGCCTCGATCTTCGGGCCGATGTTCCTGTTACCGCTGTATTACCAGCAGGTTCACGGCCTGACGACCGTCGAGACCGGGCTCATGCTCGCCCCCCAGGGGATCGGCACCGCCCTGTCGCTGCTGATCGCCGGGCGGCTCAACGACCGCATCGGCGCCCGTCCCCTGGTCGTGGTCGGGCTGGTCGTCACCGTCGCGGCGACGATCCCATTCACCCAGTCCGGCACCGGCGACCTCTTCCAGATCATCACCCTGCTGATCCGCGGCATGGGATTGGGTACGGCGGGCGTGGCCATGATGGCCGGCGCCTACCAGGGACTGCGTCCCGACCAGATCCCCGGCGCGACCGGCCTGACCAATGTCGTCCAGCGCGTCGGCGGCTCGCTGGGCACCGCCGTCCTGGCCGTCGTCCTCCAACGGGCCACCCAGGACCACGGCACCCCCACCGCGCTGGAAGGCGCCTTCGGCGAAACCTTCTGGTGGACAGTCGGCTTCGCCCTCATCGCCCTCATCCCCGCATGGCTACTGCCCCGATCACGACCGGCCCCGACCGGGCCAGGTGCGCGTGGTGGCCGCGGAGCGACTCACTAA